The Prionailurus viverrinus isolate Anna chromosome B1, UM_Priviv_1.0, whole genome shotgun sequence genome includes the window AGGAAGAATGGATCACATTTTCTCAATCCTAATATGTATAAATTTAGGCAGTTTTGATGGATGAGCAGGAACAGgataataatgaagaaacataTAGGAATATTAACTGCAGGAAACTAGGTTTTCAACTTCTgggaaagagcaggaagagaTTAAAAATGTGACTCCAAAAATATACAGGTGGGTAAGCCtacaaatagccaaagaaatactCAATATTTCAAAAGCTTCTTAGATATACAGTGGTAAGAAAATACTTTGGTATTTCAGGATGTCCAGAAGGCAAGTTTATGTTGAATCCTTTCTTAGGATGAAGTTTTGCTTTTCAACCTTTAGATAACGTTACTTTATCTGAAAACTGTGAtgattaaaattctaaaaatgtgaTCCTTACTGATTTGTACATCTTTCTTTTATATAGGAGACACAGCAGTTCGAGAAGTTTTTGAAGAGACTGGTATAAAATCAGAATTCAGGTCCCTTCTGAGCATTCGGCAACAGCACACCAATCCCGGAGCTTTTGGGAAGTCAGATATGTATATCATCTGTCGCTTAAAGCCATATTCATTCACCATAAATTTTTGCCAGCGTGAATGCTTAAGGTGTGAGTGGATGGATCTCCATGACCTGGTCAAGACTGAAAACACAACTCCCATCACCAGCAGAGTTGCTAGGCTGCTTCTCTACGGGTACAGAGAAGGGTTTGACAAGATTGATTTCACCGTGGAAGAACTTCCAGCAGTTTACACAGGCTTGTTCTATAAACTGTATCATAAGGAACTGCCAGAGAATTATAGAACTATGATAGGAATGGATTAGAtccatatttgtgtttttaaaaatgttaagtaaattgTACGTGTAGGATAATGTGTACCATATTATATGAAGTGGTGGACATTTGGGGTTAACTAATATCTGACTTTAATTTCCCAATTTTGTATAATTTCCAtgaagaaaatttgtttttaaaagcctctttccAAATGAAGCAAATGTATGACAAAGAGTGTAGCTCTAAATAAGCTTCACTGGATAAAGGGAAATGCTATATAAAAGGTGGAAGTCTATACTTTTTCTAGGaacttttattgcttttctttactAAGGCAATGGTTAAATATTTAGTATTAGATAAAAGGTTATCTGACCATTTATCCAAACTGAGCAGCTagctgtacatttttttctttcactaacaAATTTCTAAAACATCTTCTTTCATATGAAATGAGATCAGATGCTGCTATTAAGATCAGCTCTTAGCAGACATTGGAAGAAAAAGTATAGCTTTCTGCCCAGGTCCTGTTTTGGGTCCAAGTTTATACTGCCCAGTTCGTTTCAGTGCCACATACCAGCTGGAGTATTTCCTTGACCGATAAGTATTGTAGTTATTAGATTCCAATCGTTCAAAAAAGAAACACTCGTCCGTAAcacatttctgaaaaacaaaggaagaatgaGTAGTTGTTATTATGCTTTCACATGAAACACTTATGAGAGTGCACTGCCCCTTCTGCTCAACCAGCAGCAGTGCTCTTGGCTTCAGAACAAACTAGTTTGCAAGACTCAACGGGCCAAAGTCTGACAGAATCTAGTTCTGCAGAGGGATGCAGGACAAGAACTCAGCACGTCAGCAGGAGAGCTTTCAGGCACATCACTTCAGAGGAGGAATTCAAGGACCATTCTCCAGCCCTACAATGGACAGGTTGGGTATCAGGCAGCGAGAGCACACAGATGCTGTCAGAACCACACTGCCTCAGACTTAAGCCATCCCATGAACATAGCTTTCATGAAGGGGGATGTACCCAGTAACAAAGAACACACTTCACTTAGTGAAACCCAAAGCTGTGGCTTCCAGTTAGGTATGTATGGCACATCCATACTCCTCCCAGTCCAGAGGCTGGTGACTAATCAGGGGTTGTTTTTACTTATACCAGGGTTCCCCTGAAACTGCTGGAAGGGTAACCCAGAGATACCTTTGTAAAGAAGAAGGCTTTGTTAATTAATACTTTACTCACAGAAACAGTACCAATTCTTAAATTACAGCAATTTTTTTCTAGTggctaacatttcttttttttttaatttttttttttcaatgtttatttatttttgggacagagagagacagagcatgaacgggggaggggcagagagagagagggagacacagaatcggaaacaggctccaggctccgagccatcagcccagagcccgacgcggggctcgaactcacagaccgcgagatcgtgacctggctgaagccggacgcttaaccgactgcgccacccaggcgcccctagtggcTAACATTTCTAAGGCATAAAAAGAATAgtttattatatagaatatagctaatgtatatataatgccAAAAAATTGTATTAGAACATTAATATATGATTAATATTCCCAAAACACTAACAGAGAATGAAGAATAAGTAACATAGACCATATTTATTTCTGGCAGTGTCTTTCTTGTGGGAGGGGAAACTACTCTCCGTTTTTATTTCGATTGAACTCTttagggggggagggggaaaagctAGCTTTACAAATAGACCTGGAAATACTTTCCAAGTAATGAAGTCTAATAGGCTGCTACATTATTtcaagtaaatgtttaaaaatcaatttcacaGGGTAAACTGATGATAGTTCTTGACCTCTGGAGTGTGTGTTTGAGGGAGTGTCAACAAATgatttactttaaagaaaaatcatttactaCTTACATTACAATTGGGAAGAAAGAATTATACCCATATGGAAAACCATAAAAActtatacatatttgtatttccaCATACAAATACAACATGTACATGTATGACATAAACCTAAAGCTTCGTATTAATGAGTGTACCAGATCCCAGCTTATTTCTGTATACTCAAATCTAGGACTTCAGGTTTACAAAAACTACACAGTCAAAAGACTTGAATCCTTTCCCAGATTCTTTAGTTCTAAGATAAACAGTggcacaaactgtgagaaaaacATAAATCAATAAGCAGAACAATGAAAAGAGCTGGCataataaccaaaatgaaaatgatctACATGTAACTGGCGTTTCCGTCATCTAAAGTAAGGGTGTGGTACTAGATCTTGAAATCTGCTTCTAGAGATAAGAATTTTACTGGATATTTACTTGGCCTTAATGTTTTGGCCATTGTTAacttttcaaaatggaaatacaaactTATCTGATTTGCCCATTttttgtaacaaattactacgAAAGCAACTGAAGTCTTTCTTATGCAAATAAGTGACAGGTAGCATTACAGAGAAGCATTCATTGCACAAGGACCCAGCTCTGTGATACACAGGACTGTCCTATGCATAAAGATTACACCTAGGATAATATTGATATTCTATATAGCTAGTACTTTAACTCTTCCTTTGAAGTTGATTATGCTTTTTGTGTTAACTGAAGTCAACCTGTGTTACTTTGTCATTTTCCAGTGCCACTGATAAAAATCTTCCTCTTTCCCTATTCCAGGTTTAGGATCAGGAGTAGAAGCAAATAGGGGATCCTGGGcatttcagtcagttaagcatctgactcttgatttcagctcaggtcatgatctcactcacagtttgtgagatcaagccctgcattgggttctgcacttgttgagcagagcctgcttgggattctctctccctctctctctacccctcccccactcacacgcattttctctctctcaaaataaacattttttagaaaaagaagcaAGCAGAGTAAAGAATGAGAGGATAAGTCACAGTAATCATAGAGATAATGTGAAAGGTCATCATTGAGCTTCACAGGCTAACTCTCCAGAGACCTGAACCACCTCATTCAGTCATCATTCTGGACATTGATTTTTTGGGTGTTCTGTCAGCTTCCAGGATGTCCCACCTTGCTAAGTTGGCACTGCCTACAGTGCTTGGCCTATTGGGATACATACCATGCAATAATATCTGTCTTCTCAATCAGTTCCTAGTATTTCAGAGAAAAGACATAGTACCAGGGATTAAGTGGATAATACATCATGAATCcacgtttttgtttttattttgtgtttttttgtacaGAACTTACTTGTACCCTTACAAAAACaaatgggagggaaggaaaactagCTTCTGTGCTGAATGTTCAGATATGTAAATTTACTAAACTATTACATAATTGAAAACaaactacatttttcaaaatgggtAGTAGGGGCAAAATTCAAGTCTCAAGCAGGCATTTAACAGCCCAATGTAAATACAATTTTCAATCCTCTCCATTCTAAGTTTACAAATCATCATCGGTGACTGTGATTTCAATATTCCCTGttaaaaatgaatgcaaagtaatttttgccaaaatttataaacatttacagAGCTTTTTCCCTATTCTCAATGTTTAACGCTAACCTTTTCAAACTTAGAAGAAAAGGGAATCTTCAAAGAAATGATGTCACAGAAGAAGTGGATAAAGTAGCTTCTAAGGGTTTATAACAACTTGTACCCTGTCTTTGAGGCCCTTATTTTATATAGGCCAATGATCTGGGAATTCCCTTAATTCATGGCTTTTGACTGTTTCCATGTGTATCATTTAAAGATCACAACAATCTTGTGACATAATTATCTTATACCCATTATTTAAAACTCAATGCTCTTCATAACTTATTTCAGATTGTGGACACTCACTCTGCCTATGTATCTGATCCCTTTTCATAAagctaagtttttcttttttttttaattcaagaataATTGGGGGATATAGAAGACACAGTTCAAATGGTGCATTTACTCATTTAATGCATAGTTTTTCTTCCAGCCACTGGGATACATCAATGAACAAAACTGAACAAGGATCCCTGCCTTTGTGCCATTCAAATTCCAACTGGAGAGACACGCAATAAGTataactaaataaattatatgttaaaatatgatAAATCCTATGGAAAAACGTAAAGCTGAGTAGGTTAAGAGGGATTGGGAGTAGAGGAATAGAGATTAGGTTGCAATATTAGCATAGTCACAGTATGCGCAATTAAGAAACTGACATTTGAGCAAATACTTGAAAGTGAAGGAGTTAACCATCCAGCTCTCAGAGAAGAAAGAGCATTCCAAACAGAAGGAATAGCTAGTGCAAAAGCCCTACAGTAGGACCATGCCTAGAATGTGTGAGAGGCAGCAAAGAGGCCAGTGTGGATGAAGCAAGGGCTTGAAgggaagatacaaaacagatgaacataaggaaggggaagcaaaaataacataaaaacggagggggacaaaacacaagagactcttaaatatagcgaacaaacagagggttagttgctggaggggttgtgggaggggagatgggctaaatgggtaaggggcattaaggaagacacttgttgggatgagcactgggtgttatatataggggatgaatcactagaatctactgaaatcattgttgcactatatgctaactaacttggatgtatatttaattaaatatttatttcttttcttaatgagtAAATCAAATTGTGTTAGCCTCCAGTAAAAATACAATGATACTGCAGAATCTAAAACTAGAGAGCTAAGACCAAAGAAATTCAGACTAAGAATTGAAATATATCAAGATCATCTAACTTTATAGACTATTTAGGACCTGGGAAAACTAAATCAGATGGCTCTAATAATTTGACTATCCCAACAATATCTGTGAGGGTCTTTGGTGGGCCAGGCAACCTGGATTCCAGACTTGCCTTAATTCTTAACTAACTCACATTTATGAGGAAGTCACTTAGCTTTTCCAAgccttactttcctcatctgtaaaataagattaTATTAGATGATCTTTAGGATCCTTCCCAATCTTagagacgcctgggtgactcagttggctaagcatctgactcttgatttcagctcaggtcatgatctcatggtttgtgagatcaagccccaagtcaggctctgtgctgacagtgtggagcctgcttgggattttctctccttttctctccaccccacccctactcagtctctgtctctgtctctgtctctctctctctctctctcttcctctcaaaataaataaataaataaacattgaaaaaaaaaaaaaagatccttccCAATCTTTAACAATCGTTAAGGCTTTAAAGTCTTTTAAACAATCTTTAAGTCTTGATATACAATGAGAAAAGAAGTATCTCCCATTATACATTGATCAATCACACAAATCTGGTCCACTGCTACATGTTAGATTTGAACTTTATGGTCATTTCCCCATGCTCTGTTTTTTGGattgtttattcttttacagtactttgatttttcagttttggcTTATGAGGGAGTTTGCTCAACATGAATCCAAAAATGCTTTGCTTACACCACTtctgagaattaaaaacagaCATGATGTAAGTATCAATGTTGATTatttcagaacaaaataaaacatacaaattgtgaaaagttaaaagcaaattggaccttaatttttttatatacgTAGAAGTTGTGTAAAATTTTATGAGATTGGTTTGTAAAAGCAGTAATTCTCATTAGGTAGTAACCtttgcatttaatattttctctcttaaaaatcacATACATTCCTCTTCAATTACTGTATTTTTCTAACAAATTTGATCAGTATGTATTGTCAGTCTAGATAATTGGATAATTGAGCCCTCCAAAATCTATTTTCCCTACTTTGCTATGCACAGGGGTCTCATTTCATTGTTAAGGCCCCTCAACTAAGAAAGTTATTGcaaatgcataaaaaaaaaaagtagtttactTTTGCAGTTGTTAAATGTATATCCTCAGagaatacaatttttttcatatttcactaTTATGGATCAACACAAGTTATACACATTTCTCATATTGGGATATCTTGTTAAGGATTTCATAATCTATAGCATTATCTAGAAATCAATATGCAATTTTTTATACCAATGCTAACACTGATGTTTGGggacttaaatttaaaactacaGTTAACTTCACTATATGCAGTTGCAGTTTTTTTAAACCTACAATTTGTGAACACATAACAAATCATAAATCCTAATATTTGTTCTGGGCTTCTGTTGTTCATGGCAACAAAATTTATCCTGCTATGGAATGAATAAGAATCTGTTGTGTATTAAAGAATTACTCAATTTCAGCCTCTAAATATAGGCTTTGCCAGTTAAATATAGTTAGTTTaaacttttgctttttctaactccaaagtgggggggggggggggagggcaggcagacccttaagaaatgttttcaaacaGTGAGAAATCCTTACCCTGAAAGTATTCATGCCATTAATATGTGAAggtattaggggaaaaaatagtacATAACTTAAGTCTTTTTTCATACTCCCAATGGTAGCAATCAATGTAACACAACTCTTAagaaccaaaatattttatgtgtcCAGAGTACTCTTCTATCCATGACAAAATGAGAATGTTTTGCAAATCACTCAAGAATCACACACAGGGGAGAATGGAGAAGAATCCAGGGATGTGCCATAACACAATAGTCTGAAATGGAGCCAGGGAGAAGAGTGGAAAGAATTATGCCTATGGCAAGTGCAAGTTCATAAAGTGGCTTTCCACTACATGCAACATATGGTGTATAAGGCACTTCAGCAGTCTATCCACCTCTCCAGCCTtatctcttcttcccttccactTTACATTTCCTTTGCACTTTACACTCCAGCAGTAGTGAATTACCTATAATGCTAGAGAAACACCTCCTAAGCTTTCTGACTTTGCATGTGCCGTGCCCTGGAAGTACCTATACTCTCATCTCCACTCCTCTGCCCCATGACTTcatgatgaattccttcatgaTGAAATGTCATCTAAAATCCCATTTATATGTCATCTTCCTCAATCTAGACAAATTTAGGCCCGTCCTTTCCTATATTACTTCCTATGTCATAGTATTTCTTACTTCCTTTCCAATATTATTATGCATCTAtacaagatacagaaacaacacATCAAAACCCTTACACATTATTACAAATACTTATTTACACTTCTGCCTCCCCAAGATTATGAATCATTACAGGCACAGACCATTTTGTATTCAACTTTATAACCCAGTTGCCTAGCATAACATCTGGCACACTGttggctcaataaatattggctattCTTGAAGAGAATTCTGAAGTTTATTCAACTACCAAAGAGAGTGCATGCCATTATACCCAGACTTGTTATTTATCCTGCAAAAATCACATAAATTGATAACATATCAACATAAATATATCTTTGTCAGATGATCAATCAGatgattgaaatattttctccctaagTCTGT containing:
- the NUDT6 gene encoding nucleoside diphosphate-linked moiety X motif 6 isoform X2; translation: MWKFPGGLSEPGEDIGDTAVREVFEETGIKSEFRSLLSIRQQHTNPGAFGKSDMYIICRLKPYSFTINFCQRECLRCEWMDLHDLVKTENTTPITSRVARLLLYGYREGFDKIDFTVEELPAVYTGLFYKLYHKELPENYRTMIGMD